One part of the Granulicella arctica genome encodes these proteins:
- a CDS encoding DUF1868 domain-containing protein — protein sequence MSKSIKLSRRSFLLASSAAAAVNTLNSSAWALSTLQNLPQHDAVLPNRDGLLKFNPDGSVRPFAGNTVICHLPAQSVMRDRAVELHDALAGSSFRPKLGLLPPDSFHMTVFSGANDQDRKVTGWPSDVPLTASIEECNRIVGDRMNRFHVGCEMPLRMILNQPRTIAYDRACTLRMMPADDTENRKIRALRDRLGEVYHFRSKDHDRYEFHITLAYQMKPFSTEEQALYTSILRTHIPRIAASVPVLELGLPEFCTFKDMYRFDIQKLLST from the coding sequence TTGTCCAAATCGATCAAGCTTTCACGTCGCTCCTTTCTTTTGGCGTCCTCTGCGGCTGCCGCTGTCAACACACTGAACAGCTCGGCCTGGGCGCTCTCGACGCTCCAGAACCTCCCCCAACATGACGCCGTCCTTCCCAATCGTGACGGCCTGCTCAAGTTCAATCCGGATGGCAGCGTCCGGCCATTCGCCGGAAATACCGTCATCTGTCATCTGCCTGCGCAGAGCGTCATGCGCGATCGGGCGGTTGAGCTGCATGATGCTTTAGCGGGAAGCTCGTTTCGGCCAAAGTTGGGACTGCTGCCCCCAGACAGCTTCCATATGACCGTCTTCTCCGGGGCCAACGACCAGGACCGCAAAGTCACCGGATGGCCTTCCGATGTTCCACTGACTGCATCGATTGAAGAATGCAACCGCATCGTTGGCGACCGCATGAACCGCTTTCACGTCGGCTGCGAAATGCCTTTGCGCATGATCCTCAATCAACCCCGCACCATCGCCTACGACCGCGCCTGCACGCTTCGCATGATGCCTGCGGACGATACTGAGAATCGAAAGATACGGGCGCTGCGCGATCGACTAGGCGAGGTCTATCACTTCCGCAGCAAGGATCACGACCGTTATGAGTTCCACATCACCCTCGCCTATCAGATGAAGCCTTTTTCAACGGAGGAGCAAGCTCTATACACCTCGATCCTGCGAACCCACATTCCGCGCATCGCAGCCTCCGTACCCGTTTTGGAATTGGGCCTCCCCGAGTTCTGCACCTTCAAGGATATGTACCGGTTCGACATCCAGAAGCTGCTATCGACATAG
- a CDS encoding MFS transporter yields MGLSNATFGLVGGFIVLPLPQMLAAEGVSEARIAAVSAACLSPGFWVFLLGPLLDVRFSRRWYASVFAGLAGVGLMMAVLMRGHLLVLEIALMTAYAAAVLSSNALGGWLAGIVPDVAETEHDNPSHKGASLSAWTQVGSYLGNGLMAGLAAEGLRLLPLNVAAVLLGALVVLPAAVFPWIPQPVASEKEPSQQRVWESLAGLLRELKALLKKREVLLTVLLFVAPTGAFALTNQLGGVAREFHASDAFVSRMGGAVLSLAGAASCLLLPVLARWVKALPLYLLIGTVGSLFTLSLQVLPKTPTTFAVAFLAENVMQALSFTAAVAICFATIGRDNPLAATQFSLLTSATVLPILYMAVVDGRAYSGFHSIRGLGGMYAIDGGLSLAACCVMAAVMWRRPRAHKK; encoded by the coding sequence ATGGGCCTATCTAACGCCACGTTTGGGTTGGTCGGCGGCTTCATTGTGCTGCCGTTGCCACAGATGCTCGCCGCTGAAGGAGTGAGCGAGGCGCGAATTGCGGCGGTGAGCGCGGCTTGTCTATCACCGGGGTTCTGGGTATTTTTGTTGGGGCCCCTGCTCGATGTACGGTTTAGCCGCCGATGGTATGCGAGCGTTTTTGCGGGACTTGCCGGCGTGGGGCTGATGATGGCGGTGCTCATGCGCGGACATCTGTTGGTACTGGAGATTGCGCTGATGACCGCCTATGCGGCAGCGGTCTTGAGCTCGAATGCTCTGGGGGGATGGCTGGCCGGAATTGTACCGGATGTCGCCGAGACAGAGCATGACAACCCAAGCCACAAGGGAGCGAGCCTGAGCGCATGGACGCAAGTGGGCAGCTATCTCGGCAACGGATTGATGGCGGGGCTGGCTGCGGAAGGACTGCGGTTGCTGCCGTTGAATGTGGCTGCGGTCTTATTGGGAGCGCTTGTTGTTCTTCCGGCTGCAGTGTTTCCATGGATTCCACAGCCCGTAGCGAGCGAGAAGGAACCCTCACAGCAGCGAGTGTGGGAGAGTCTTGCGGGACTGCTTCGAGAGCTGAAGGCCTTGTTAAAGAAGCGTGAGGTGTTACTGACAGTACTGCTCTTTGTGGCACCGACGGGAGCATTTGCGTTAACCAACCAGTTGGGCGGGGTGGCGCGGGAGTTCCATGCTTCGGATGCATTCGTGAGCCGAATGGGTGGAGCGGTTTTGTCGCTCGCGGGGGCTGCGAGTTGCCTGCTACTGCCCGTGCTGGCGCGGTGGGTGAAAGCTCTGCCGCTTTATCTACTAATCGGAACTGTAGGCAGCTTGTTTACGCTTTCGCTCCAGGTGCTGCCAAAGACACCGACGACCTTTGCGGTTGCATTCCTGGCCGAGAACGTCATGCAGGCACTAAGTTTTACGGCCGCCGTAGCAATCTGCTTTGCGACGATCGGAAGAGATAATCCGTTAGCGGCGACCCAGTTCAGCCTGTTGACATCAGCAACGGTACTGCCCATCCTGTATATGGCAGTGGTGGATGGCAGAGCCTACTCCGGATTTCACAGCATACGTGGGCTCGGCGGAATGTATGCCATTGATGGTGGATTGAGCCTGGCGGCGTGCTGTGTCATGGCGGCAGTGATGTGGCGCCGGCCCAGGGCACACAAGAAATAG
- a CDS encoding TonB-dependent receptor, translating into MKDQTGAVVPGATVVLTNLSKNVSVTIAADANGDYQFPVVQIGEYGLTVSKAGFASATSQHFTVQIGARQRVDMQLALGSETQEITVSGAATLLETDSSDRGQVISAKELVNLPLNGRAYADLTTLVPGVRKSLIEDGSITSRDGAYNVNGMRSNANNFLLDGLDNNAYQEANQGYSNQAIIPSPDALQEFRVQTDNYAAEFGRAGGGVINVSFRSGTNQFHGVAYDYLRNTVLNAFGPFLGTGSKPTLIQNQFGATLGGPILKDKLFFFVDYEGLRHKDTSLQTATVPTLGERQGVFVQADGVTPIALQNPVTGAKYANGVIPVSDQSAFGIAVVNALPAPNLSVALGQPNYSSNPANTIQDDHGDARIDAFLSPRLTFFGRYSQRQYTIVAAPPITGIAGGNSNGTLYARTKQMASGITFNVSPRTLIEARFGVDLTHSGKSPYNLGATNLVTFPNAPTDPSIIGGVNTQAVAGFSQFGRQATNPQFTDPYLANPKVTVSHIRGRHTFKAGYEYGWLNQAISDFHPKYGSDTYAGQFSRTTATASSNTAITGANNLADFLVGARSHYELNNIAEVNYERRWDYVFAQDDWKVNDRLSLNYGLRYEFLTPNFADDNHIVNFDPTSNALILATSGSLYNRSLVDPNYNNFAPRFGFAYSVAPKTTVRGGYALSYAPYFRFGGEGLLAYNGPYVVDATIDQTPPSGFGAAKTPLPNCTADQDPTTCFRTTQQGYVPNFASSASFSTLKAQTRYIPRKDPTPYTQTTFVGVQQEFPHSTLLDIAWVWNHAVHLNALTDYNQAAPQDATCQTTPSTCQTLQARRPISNFTNILANLPVGYLQYQSLQVKLEKRYADGIYLLNSFTWSHGIDNVGSDLEYANGDSNVVNFYNIRGDRGRSGYDQPINDTTTVVWDLPYGKERHFGATAPLLVQEALGGWQLTAINQVTSGLPVNLVYSPNTNAQVSTTSATYSYRASLTGSLAAVYNPKTAWVKTATQLGNVYNNTSITYCGAAPTGSNPAVCLPTYAQPFGNAGRNTLRSLAYGSLDLGLHKRFALYKERTGLEFRAEAFNVLNATNYKSPNSTAGGSSFGAYTAGTVYPSRQLQLALRLTY; encoded by the coding sequence GTGAAGGACCAGACTGGTGCCGTGGTTCCCGGCGCGACCGTGGTGCTGACAAACCTCTCCAAGAACGTTTCCGTGACTATTGCGGCGGACGCGAATGGTGACTACCAGTTTCCGGTTGTACAGATTGGTGAGTACGGACTGACAGTGAGCAAGGCAGGCTTCGCCAGCGCGACCTCGCAGCATTTCACGGTACAGATCGGTGCACGACAGCGTGTTGATATGCAGTTGGCTCTTGGTTCCGAGACGCAGGAGATAACGGTGAGCGGTGCCGCTACGTTGCTTGAGACGGACTCGAGCGACCGTGGGCAGGTGATCTCGGCCAAGGAGCTCGTGAACTTGCCGCTGAATGGCCGCGCCTATGCTGACCTGACTACGCTGGTTCCAGGCGTCCGAAAGTCGCTCATCGAGGATGGTTCCATCACGAGCCGCGACGGCGCTTACAACGTGAATGGAATGCGGTCAAACGCGAACAACTTCCTGCTTGATGGGCTCGACAACAATGCATATCAGGAGGCAAACCAGGGCTACTCCAACCAGGCGATCATCCCGTCACCGGATGCGCTGCAGGAGTTTCGCGTACAGACCGACAACTACGCGGCGGAGTTTGGGCGCGCGGGCGGCGGCGTCATCAACGTTAGCTTCCGCAGCGGAACCAACCAGTTCCACGGCGTTGCTTATGACTATCTCCGTAACACGGTGTTGAATGCCTTTGGACCATTTCTGGGGACGGGTTCGAAGCCAACGTTGATCCAGAACCAATTTGGCGCAACGCTGGGTGGTCCAATCTTGAAAGATAAGCTCTTCTTCTTCGTGGACTATGAAGGGCTGCGCCACAAGGACACGAGCCTACAGACCGCAACCGTACCGACTCTAGGCGAGCGTCAGGGAGTCTTCGTTCAGGCAGATGGCGTGACGCCGATTGCGCTACAGAACCCGGTAACCGGTGCGAAGTATGCGAACGGTGTGATTCCAGTGTCCGACCAAAGCGCCTTCGGTATCGCCGTTGTCAACGCGCTGCCTGCGCCTAACTTGTCAGTTGCTCTTGGCCAACCTAACTATAGCTCTAACCCTGCCAATACGATTCAAGACGACCATGGCGATGCACGCATCGATGCCTTCCTTAGCCCTCGGCTGACGTTCTTCGGGCGCTACAGCCAGCGTCAGTACACCATCGTGGCCGCCCCGCCGATCACCGGCATTGCGGGCGGCAATAGCAATGGAACGCTTTACGCCCGGACGAAGCAGATGGCCAGCGGCATAACCTTCAACGTCTCCCCGCGTACTCTGATTGAGGCTCGGTTCGGTGTCGATCTGACCCACAGCGGTAAGTCGCCCTATAACTTGGGAGCGACGAACCTCGTGACCTTTCCGAATGCACCGACCGATCCTTCGATCATCGGCGGTGTGAACACGCAGGCTGTAGCCGGCTTCAGCCAGTTTGGCCGCCAGGCCACGAATCCGCAGTTCACCGATCCATATCTTGCCAACCCGAAGGTAACGGTCTCGCATATTCGTGGTCGTCACACGTTCAAGGCTGGATATGAGTATGGCTGGCTGAACCAGGCCATCTCAGACTTTCACCCGAAGTATGGCTCGGACACCTATGCTGGCCAGTTCAGCCGGACAACGGCTACGGCTTCCTCGAACACTGCCATCACCGGCGCGAACAACCTTGCGGACTTTCTGGTCGGAGCGCGCTCGCACTATGAGCTGAATAACATCGCCGAGGTGAACTATGAACGGCGTTGGGACTATGTCTTTGCTCAGGACGATTGGAAGGTCAATGACCGTCTGTCCCTGAACTACGGCCTTCGTTACGAGTTCCTGACGCCGAACTTCGCGGATGACAATCACATCGTCAACTTCGATCCAACCTCGAACGCCCTGATCCTTGCGACATCCGGTTCGCTCTACAACCGCAGCCTGGTCGATCCAAATTACAACAACTTCGCCCCGCGGTTCGGCTTTGCATACTCAGTCGCGCCAAAGACCACAGTACGTGGTGGCTATGCGTTGAGCTATGCACCATACTTCCGCTTCGGCGGCGAGGGATTGCTCGCCTACAACGGGCCTTACGTAGTCGATGCGACGATCGATCAGACGCCACCAAGCGGCTTCGGTGCAGCGAAGACTCCGCTCCCGAACTGTACCGCCGACCAGGACCCGACCACCTGCTTCCGCACGACGCAGCAAGGGTATGTCCCAAACTTCGCCAGCTCTGCCAGCTTCTCGACGCTGAAAGCGCAGACGCGTTATATTCCGCGCAAAGACCCAACGCCATACACCCAGACCACCTTCGTCGGCGTACAGCAGGAGTTCCCGCACTCTACGCTACTGGACATCGCCTGGGTGTGGAACCATGCTGTCCACCTGAATGCACTCACTGACTACAACCAGGCCGCACCACAGGACGCCACCTGCCAAACAACACCATCCACCTGCCAAACGCTACAGGCACGGCGGCCTATATCCAACTTCACCAACATCCTGGCGAACCTTCCTGTTGGTTATTTGCAGTACCAGTCGTTACAGGTGAAGCTCGAGAAACGGTATGCAGATGGGATCTATCTATTGAACTCCTTTACCTGGTCGCACGGCATCGACAACGTCGGCAGTGACCTTGAATATGCGAACGGCGACTCGAACGTCGTGAATTTTTACAACATTCGCGGTGATCGCGGGCGCTCCGGCTATGATCAGCCGATCAACGACACCACAACCGTAGTCTGGGATCTTCCCTACGGCAAAGAGCGTCACTTTGGAGCGACTGCTCCACTGCTAGTGCAAGAGGCTCTTGGAGGATGGCAGCTCACGGCGATCAACCAGGTGACAAGTGGTCTGCCGGTGAATCTGGTCTATTCGCCCAACACAAACGCACAAGTGAGCACGACGAGCGCGACGTACAGTTATCGGGCCAGTCTGACCGGCTCGCTGGCCGCGGTCTATAACCCGAAGACGGCTTGGGTGAAGACAGCGACGCAGCTCGGCAATGTGTATAACAACACCTCCATTACCTACTGCGGAGCAGCGCCGACAGGCAGCAACCCCGCAGTCTGCCTGCCTACCTACGCGCAGCCCTTCGGGAATGCAGGACGCAATACGCTGCGCTCTCTAGCGTATGGGTCGCTCGATCTGGGCTTGCACAAACGCTTCGCTCTCTATAAGGAGCGGACTGGTCTGGAGTTTCGTGCCGAAGCATTCAACGTGCTGAATGCAACCAACTACAAGTCGCCCAACAGCACGGCAGGAGGCAGCAGCTTCGGAGCTTACACCGCAGGCACCGTCTATCCTTCGCGGCAGCTGCAGCTTGCTCTTCGGCTTACCTACTAA
- a CDS encoding ligand-binding sensor domain-containing diguanylate cyclase: protein MALLSGRLSAQEYVFHGYRQDSGLSNIAIHTVQFDRAGFVWVATENGVYRLQGSRLVRFGAQEGLPEHLVVDLFIDPAGVVWAGTYQNLYRWNGHEFRPAFSVPFPIWGNQRIAAEGTSHLLAVRQEKLYRIDPRDSLHSGLEHPVFTDAEIEDHSVLKSISTIVATADGDIWMGCEREICHYRNGRLTEWAEAAGVPHEPWQTLYFDRHGSLWASGEHHLLELSPGGTRFLDRTPPSTQKDNIYTEFPISEDRMGRILVAMDEGIARWDGKAWSIIYAKNDLHFGRITGIAFDGNGDPWIGTGDRGLIHWIGYRDWEGWTDLQGLPSSTVWSVDAKNMEQTLVGTNKGPARIDIRNHSVTRLSAASRWDYGQVSGISEDRNGKIWATTFSGSVLRVDSRTGKTDRIGKIDAPFFGLQEDAAGRLWLKSDQKGLYLLDPTRNANPRILPVPEADAVLGSASSVSASCVAPDGSIWFATDDRLLQLQNGRWRIPKFRGNGLLKDTVLNSIACARDGSLWATAEQSGPWHIQSQGKDLTATLLPMPAQWSQSTLTAISLDHYGWMWLGTDQGLLAWNGSEWRLFNQESGLLWNDISENGLVEGSDGSLWIGTSAGVSRLIHPERAFDRIPLHVSITGIQRGAAVFEPGQRIDLPWAGPPLRLAFAAPAMWNQSDLVYHYRVNGLNSSWVTTHEDETVLSSLPSGEYKFEVYATNAGLHAVSPITSVEFHLRPPWWKTFPFMTLWVLLGVRLLMLVLHLRTKRLLAQRSKLEALVRERTSALEASQESLSLLATRDYLTGLPNRRAMHESLQKELQRARRTKTSLMVILADIDYFKQINDTYGHLAGDEALRQFAQALACTARSHDHVGRYGGEEFLILLRTFPIESAQTRLLDLHAAITNLSISYEGHTFSITCSLGASIIDGRNLGSGQTEDPNALLSSADQALYQAKRSGRNRAVLQDFSSDSLDI, encoded by the coding sequence TTGGCATTGCTTTCCGGGCGCTTGTCCGCCCAGGAGTATGTTTTCCACGGTTATCGCCAAGATAGCGGTCTGAGCAATATTGCGATTCATACTGTACAGTTTGACCGGGCAGGATTTGTCTGGGTTGCCACTGAAAATGGTGTCTACCGGCTACAAGGTTCGAGGCTGGTGCGCTTCGGCGCGCAGGAGGGTCTGCCCGAGCATCTCGTGGTAGATCTCTTCATTGATCCCGCTGGTGTGGTATGGGCAGGCACCTACCAAAACCTATACCGTTGGAATGGACATGAGTTCCGGCCGGCGTTTTCCGTTCCATTTCCCATATGGGGCAACCAGCGTATCGCCGCCGAGGGTACATCCCATCTATTGGCTGTTCGCCAGGAGAAGCTATACCGCATCGATCCCCGCGACTCACTCCATAGCGGCCTGGAGCATCCTGTCTTTACCGATGCTGAGATCGAAGACCATTCTGTACTGAAATCCATCTCCACGATCGTCGCTACGGCCGACGGAGACATTTGGATGGGGTGCGAACGTGAGATATGCCATTACCGGAATGGACGTCTGACGGAATGGGCTGAAGCTGCTGGGGTCCCACATGAGCCCTGGCAGACTCTTTACTTTGATCGGCATGGTTCATTGTGGGCTTCCGGCGAGCATCATCTACTGGAGCTGAGCCCTGGTGGCACCAGGTTTCTCGATCGCACACCTCCGAGCACACAAAAAGACAACATCTATACCGAGTTTCCTATCTCCGAAGACCGCATGGGACGGATTCTTGTGGCTATGGATGAGGGCATAGCCCGTTGGGACGGCAAAGCCTGGAGCATCATCTATGCCAAGAATGACTTACATTTCGGCCGCATCACCGGCATCGCCTTCGACGGCAACGGAGATCCCTGGATAGGCACCGGCGATCGCGGCTTGATTCATTGGATTGGATATCGAGACTGGGAGGGTTGGACCGATCTGCAAGGGTTGCCCTCATCAACCGTTTGGAGCGTTGACGCAAAGAATATGGAGCAGACCCTGGTCGGCACCAACAAAGGGCCGGCGCGCATCGATATTCGCAACCACAGCGTGACAAGACTCTCGGCAGCTTCGCGCTGGGACTACGGCCAAGTGAGCGGTATCTCCGAAGATCGCAATGGAAAGATCTGGGCGACGACCTTCTCGGGGTCCGTACTGCGTGTCGATTCGAGGACAGGAAAGACCGACCGGATCGGTAAGATCGACGCGCCTTTCTTCGGCTTACAGGAGGACGCGGCTGGGCGGCTATGGTTGAAATCCGACCAGAAGGGCCTCTATCTTCTCGATCCAACACGCAACGCCAATCCAAGAATCCTACCTGTGCCCGAAGCCGATGCGGTACTGGGTTCTGCTTCTTCAGTCAGCGCTTCCTGCGTCGCTCCGGACGGCTCAATCTGGTTTGCCACCGATGACCGGTTATTGCAGTTGCAGAACGGCCGATGGCGCATACCGAAGTTTCGCGGCAACGGCCTGCTGAAGGATACGGTACTGAATTCGATCGCCTGCGCTCGGGATGGGTCTTTATGGGCGACTGCGGAGCAAAGCGGCCCGTGGCATATTCAGTCTCAGGGAAAAGATCTGACAGCAACCCTCTTACCCATGCCTGCCCAATGGAGTCAATCCACACTGACTGCGATCTCTTTGGACCACTACGGTTGGATGTGGCTGGGCACTGATCAGGGGCTATTGGCCTGGAATGGCTCTGAATGGAGGCTCTTCAACCAGGAAAGCGGGCTGCTCTGGAACGACATCAGCGAGAATGGTCTCGTTGAGGGATCCGATGGATCGCTATGGATCGGGACCAGCGCCGGGGTGAGCCGGCTTATCCATCCGGAACGCGCCTTCGATCGTATTCCCCTTCATGTCTCAATTACGGGGATTCAGCGCGGGGCTGCTGTTTTCGAGCCTGGGCAGCGTATCGACCTGCCCTGGGCCGGCCCCCCGCTACGACTTGCCTTTGCCGCGCCGGCGATGTGGAATCAAAGCGACCTCGTATACCACTACCGGGTCAACGGTCTGAATTCGTCCTGGGTGACGACCCATGAGGATGAGACGGTACTCTCCTCTTTGCCATCGGGAGAATACAAGTTTGAAGTCTATGCGACCAATGCGGGTCTGCATGCCGTCTCGCCCATTACGTCGGTGGAGTTCCACCTCCGTCCTCCGTGGTGGAAGACCTTCCCCTTTATGACCCTTTGGGTGCTTTTGGGGGTGCGCCTTCTGATGCTGGTGCTGCATCTGAGAACGAAACGCCTGCTCGCACAACGCAGTAAGCTTGAGGCGCTGGTTCGAGAGCGTACGAGCGCTCTCGAGGCGAGCCAGGAGTCGCTGAGCCTTTTGGCTACGCGCGATTACCTGACCGGGTTGCCCAATCGGCGAGCGATGCACGAATCGTTGCAAAAAGAGCTACAGCGTGCCCGGCGCACCAAGACCAGCCTGATGGTTATTCTGGCCGACATCGATTATTTCAAGCAAATCAACGATACGTATGGTCACCTGGCCGGCGACGAGGCATTGCGGCAGTTCGCCCAAGCACTCGCATGTACCGCCCGCTCTCACGATCATGTCGGACGCTACGGCGGTGAAGAGTTCCTTATCCTGCTTAGAACGTTTCCAATCGAATCGGCCCAGACACGCCTGCTTGATCTCCATGCGGCCATCACGAACCTTTCAATCAGCTATGAAGGACATACTTTCTCCATAACCTGTAGCCTGGGAGCATCCATTATCGATGGCCGCAACCTTGGCTCCGGTCAGACTGAAGACCCCAATGCACTGCTGTCCAGCGCTGATCAGGCGCTTTATCAGGCGAAACGCTCCGGCCGCAATAGGGCGGTGCTCCAGGATTTTTCATCGGACTCGCTGGATATTTAG
- a CDS encoding copper homeostasis protein CutC: MRNIIFELCSETIDACIAAREGGAARIELCSALSEGGLTPSHGLIRDAVLLSGLPIHGLVRPRGGDFLYSDAEVAIMREDIVHMKSLGVSGVVLGLLKEDGSVDRERTQELVRLARPLEVTFHRAFDSTPSLEQALEDVIATGCDRLLTSGGQPDVVTGAASLAKLVAQAAGRIEIAIGGGLRLQDAAALARLTGAQHFHGSMRSKHSEPTLYSPSEVASDHASRSKTHYAVAPDAVRTIIERLRNA; the protein is encoded by the coding sequence ATGCGCAATATTATTTTTGAGCTTTGTTCTGAAACTATCGACGCTTGTATCGCAGCACGCGAAGGCGGGGCTGCCCGCATCGAGCTATGCTCGGCCTTGAGCGAGGGAGGGCTGACGCCTAGTCATGGACTGATTCGCGACGCCGTATTGCTGAGCGGTCTACCCATCCATGGACTGGTCCGTCCCCGCGGGGGAGATTTTCTCTATTCCGACGCGGAGGTCGCGATTATGCGAGAAGATATCGTTCACATGAAATCGCTTGGGGTTTCAGGCGTAGTGCTTGGCCTGCTGAAGGAGGATGGCTCTGTCGATCGCGAGCGTACGCAAGAGCTTGTTCGCCTTGCACGGCCACTTGAGGTGACGTTCCATCGCGCTTTCGATTCGACGCCGTCGCTCGAGCAGGCGCTTGAGGACGTGATTGCTACTGGCTGCGACCGCCTTCTTACCTCAGGTGGCCAGCCTGACGTCGTCACAGGTGCCGCCTCGTTGGCTAAACTCGTAGCTCAGGCCGCGGGCCGGATTGAGATCGCAATCGGTGGCGGTCTTCGCCTACAGGATGCTGCTGCCTTGGCTCGGCTCACGGGAGCCCAGCACTTTCATGGCTCCATGCGGAGCAAGCATAGTGAGCCAACCCTCTACAGCCCCTCGGAGGTCGCTAGCGATCACGCGTCCAGGAGCAAGACTCATTATGCCGTCGCCCCGGATGCGGTACGAACGATCATCGAGAGGCTACGGAACGCCTAA